A single Providencia manganoxydans DNA region contains:
- a CDS encoding nickel/cobalt transporter → MSVIQTINASRLKIMGSVLLLVVIAGVSYQIYQYWPLWLKTSVIWQRQLNLSLTELLQSTQEQPFHAGLLLIGVSFLYGLLHAIGPGHGKLIITTYIATQPTQLKQSVVLSLLASLLQGLVAIVLVSVILIIFQLSTRHLHMIGQYSEKLSYAFVILLGVLCCFKALRQGWKIRQKKAASVLKIQSVSVLNSTKPNAVIKPPSNVEPICGCGHQHVLAHHQLHTNLKTQAIVVLSMGLRPCSGALLVLLFSYVIGVYQWGILAALAMAVGTALTICAIALFVYSMRNVATQMVKSKGFTWSPYWGIAISLCAGVIFILLGLLMYQSLILNEVVSPLLAPRSR, encoded by the coding sequence ATGTCAGTAATTCAAACGATTAATGCATCTCGTTTAAAAATAATGGGTTCAGTTTTATTACTGGTTGTGATTGCAGGTGTCAGTTATCAAATTTATCAATATTGGCCATTATGGTTAAAAACGAGTGTGATATGGCAACGTCAGCTCAATTTATCGCTAACTGAACTACTGCAATCTACTCAAGAGCAACCTTTTCACGCAGGATTGCTGTTAATAGGGGTTAGTTTTTTATATGGATTACTGCATGCTATTGGCCCAGGGCATGGCAAACTGATTATTACCACATATATTGCCACTCAACCGACCCAACTAAAACAGAGTGTTGTCCTAAGCCTATTGGCCTCATTACTTCAAGGACTCGTTGCTATCGTACTGGTATCAGTGATTTTAATTATCTTTCAGCTATCTACTCGCCACTTACACATGATTGGCCAATACAGTGAAAAGCTCAGCTATGCATTCGTGATCCTACTCGGTGTATTGTGTTGTTTTAAAGCACTGCGACAAGGGTGGAAAATTCGTCAAAAAAAAGCGGCCTCCGTGTTAAAAATTCAGTCGGTTTCCGTACTCAACAGCACAAAGCCAAATGCAGTAATTAAACCGCCATCCAATGTAGAGCCTATCTGTGGTTGTGGGCATCAACATGTGCTCGCTCATCATCAATTACACACCAATCTCAAAACACAAGCTATTGTGGTGCTATCTATGGGATTAAGGCCATGCTCTGGAGCTTTATTAGTCCTGCTGTTTTCTTATGTTATTGGAGTGTATCAATGGGGAATACTAGCAGCATTGGCCATGGCAGTGGGTACCGCTTTAACCATTTGCGCTATCGCATTGTTTGTCTATTCTATGCGAAATGTAGCCACTCAGATGGTAAAGTCTAAGGGCTTTACATGGTCTCCCTATTGGGGGATCGCAATTAGCCTCTGCGCAGGTGTGATATTTATTTTATTGGGCCTATTGATGTATCAAAGTCTCATACTCAATGAAGTGGTTTCTCCGCTGCTCGCGCCTCGCTCTCGATAA
- the bssS gene encoding biofilm formation regulator BssS: MNRKDDVIQTHPVVGWDISTVDAYNAMMLRLHYLPEKSEQNENAIVDKTMWLTTDVARQLINILQAGIDKIESGDYVEPGFKTH, encoded by the coding sequence ATGAATAGAAAAGATGATGTAATTCAGACCCACCCTGTTGTTGGCTGGGACATCAGTACTGTTGATGCTTATAATGCAATGATGTTACGTTTGCATTACCTCCCAGAAAAAAGTGAACAAAATGAGAATGCCATTGTTGATAAAACAATGTGGTTAACAACCGATGTAGCCAGACAACTGATTAATATTCTACAGGCCGGTATTGATAAAATAGAATCCGGCGATTATGTAGAACCAGGTTTTAAGACGCACTAG
- a CDS encoding DUF1007 family protein, which translates to MMMKFNILFLFFSLIFTTKSFAHPHSFIDMQVTPEIKEHQFVGLAFTWKMDPMTSADIAYELKNSKEDEPKWRAQAAAIMANILAQNYFTDFYSQGKKIAFQTLPSNYRLQRDGLQLIFSFTAQLKHPIPVEGANIEFMTYDPTFFVSMTYPDQKALHSAKVPKTQCKITLHEPDVTDELRFYAYSLDIDQSPEEDETLGLQFAQKVKIQCQ; encoded by the coding sequence ATGATGATGAAATTCAATATATTATTTCTATTTTTCAGTTTGATATTCACCACAAAAAGCTTTGCTCACCCTCATAGTTTTATTGATATGCAGGTTACCCCAGAGATCAAAGAACACCAATTTGTTGGGTTGGCATTTACATGGAAAATGGATCCGATGACTTCCGCAGACATCGCCTATGAGCTTAAAAATAGTAAAGAGGACGAACCAAAATGGCGAGCCCAAGCCGCTGCTATTATGGCAAATATCCTTGCCCAAAACTATTTCACCGATTTCTATTCGCAAGGCAAAAAAATAGCTTTTCAAACATTACCTAGCAATTACCGCTTGCAACGAGATGGATTACAGCTCATTTTTTCATTCACCGCACAACTAAAGCACCCCATTCCAGTTGAAGGTGCCAATATTGAATTTATGACCTACGACCCTACTTTTTTTGTCAGTATGACTTACCCTGATCAAAAAGCGCTCCACTCAGCAAAAGTGCCTAAAACACAATGTAAAATCACCTTACATGAGCCCGATGTTACCGATGAGCTACGTTTTTATGCCTATTCTTTGGATATTGACCAATCCCCCGAAGAGGATGAAACACTGGGGCTACAGTTTGCACAGAAGGTAAAAATACAATGTCAGTAA
- a CDS encoding LuxR C-terminal-related transcriptional regulator: protein MKILVIDECYYTRVGITEYLSSNKKLEFISVGCIKEAINCINNCKPTIILVNLTYYCHHSHFCLALKKLLNTSNEIRFYIYINATYPISDKPLLLKNNYFIMSKKIIIPTLNKVINESEQIEETIKLTNNTNSSIFTLKEQCIINSWMNETPNHIISKKLGISNSTVYSQKRHIASKVYVKNRIELFFIYNIFKYLY, encoded by the coding sequence ATGAAAATATTAGTCATTGATGAATGTTATTATACTCGTGTCGGCATTACTGAATATTTATCTTCTAATAAGAAATTAGAATTTATTAGCGTAGGCTGTATAAAAGAAGCGATTAACTGTATTAACAATTGCAAGCCAACCATTATACTGGTTAATTTAACCTACTATTGTCATCATTCTCATTTTTGCTTAGCCTTAAAAAAACTATTAAATACTTCAAATGAGATAAGATTTTATATTTATATTAACGCAACTTACCCAATATCAGATAAACCATTGTTATTAAAGAATAATTACTTCATTATGTCTAAGAAGATTATTATTCCGACATTAAATAAAGTGATCAACGAATCCGAGCAAATCGAAGAAACTATAAAATTAACCAATAATACGAATTCTTCAATATTTACATTAAAAGAACAGTGTATAATCAACAGCTGGATGAATGAAACACCTAATCATATTATTTCAAAAAAGTTGGGGATCAGTAACAGTACGGTTTATTCACAAAAAAGACATATTGCATCAAAAGTTTATGTAAAAAATCGCATTGAACTATTTTTTATTTATAATATTTTTAAATATTTATATTAA
- the ttrS gene encoding tetrathionate respiration histidine kinase TtrS, producing MSLYRLMIVMVIAWSFPAMAAEWKIGVLALRGAASTQSQWQILADTLNKSLPDEHFTLLPLNLDEMRNAISERKIDFLLTNPAQFIQLDSRYHLRWLLSLRSSLEPDSATRNVIGSLILVRADSDITEAKNLIGKKVGAISPDAFGGYLLGYKVLRDMGYDAEKDFRMQFLGFPADALLYALRDHSLSAAIIPVCLLENMDKEGLIDKTQFRPLIEHDSALPCKTSTELYPNWSFAALSDVPDNLVDKVTKTLLSSDNLRMRWGAPASVNQVETLLRDVNQHPRQRQIWQDIVSWVIQHQITITIVTLFFILLGINHIWIAFLVRRRSRQLEEAHNRLRQQEANLEQAQRLNILGEMASGFAHELNQPLSAIRHYAQGCILRLTKESAEHPLIGTLTKIDSQAQRGADIIRNLRLWAGKPHQEVALPLHQQPVLATIQHIWQLLRVSQQYPQVKLILPDNQDISLKLPDTLLDQLLSNLISNSLQAGANTLQFSFHLAPERFLLVLQDDAGGMDTEQLTQGITPFSTTKKAGLGLGLVICQRLIQSQGGDIRIENNINEEGLNGLRVTLIFPYTLEV from the coding sequence ATGTCTCTGTATCGATTAATGATAGTTATGGTCATCGCATGGTCATTTCCTGCCATGGCTGCTGAATGGAAAATTGGTGTGCTAGCGCTACGCGGAGCAGCTTCAACCCAATCGCAGTGGCAAATACTGGCCGATACACTGAATAAATCGTTACCTGATGAACACTTCACCCTACTCCCTTTGAATCTTGATGAAATGCGCAATGCGATTTCAGAACGTAAAATTGATTTTTTGCTCACCAACCCTGCACAATTTATTCAACTCGATAGTCGCTACCACCTACGTTGGCTACTCTCTTTGCGCTCTTCATTAGAGCCAGATAGCGCAACTCGCAATGTTATTGGCAGTTTGATTTTAGTGCGTGCAGACAGCGACATTACTGAAGCCAAAAATCTGATAGGTAAGAAAGTGGGGGCAATTTCGCCTGATGCTTTTGGGGGATATCTATTAGGTTATAAAGTATTAAGAGATATGGGTTACGATGCAGAGAAAGATTTTCGTATGCAATTTCTTGGTTTCCCTGCGGATGCTCTACTGTATGCTTTACGTGACCATTCTCTTTCCGCGGCAATTATCCCTGTTTGCTTGTTAGAAAACATGGATAAAGAAGGTTTAATTGATAAAACACAATTTCGCCCTTTGATTGAACATGACAGCGCCTTGCCCTGTAAAACCAGCACTGAATTATACCCTAATTGGTCATTTGCTGCTCTTAGCGATGTGCCTGATAATCTTGTCGATAAAGTCACCAAAACCTTACTGTCTTCCGATAATTTAAGAATGCGTTGGGGAGCTCCCGCTTCGGTTAATCAAGTTGAAACCCTATTGCGCGATGTGAATCAACATCCACGACAACGGCAAATTTGGCAAGACATCGTGAGTTGGGTGATCCAGCATCAAATCACCATAACCATAGTCACATTATTTTTTATTTTATTGGGTATTAACCACATTTGGATCGCATTTCTTGTGCGCCGCCGTAGCCGCCAGCTGGAAGAAGCACATAATCGTTTACGACAACAAGAAGCCAATCTTGAACAAGCGCAGCGGCTGAATATTTTAGGGGAAATGGCTTCAGGTTTTGCCCATGAGCTTAATCAACCACTTTCTGCGATCCGCCACTATGCACAAGGCTGTATTTTGCGCCTCACCAAAGAATCGGCTGAGCACCCTCTTATCGGTACGTTGACTAAAATTGACAGCCAAGCACAACGTGGTGCGGACATTATTCGCAATTTGCGGCTCTGGGCAGGTAAACCTCACCAAGAAGTGGCATTACCACTACATCAGCAGCCTGTTTTAGCCACTATTCAACATATTTGGCAATTACTGCGGGTTTCACAACAGTACCCACAGGTAAAATTGATTTTACCTGACAATCAGGACATCTCACTCAAACTTCCTGATACTTTGCTCGATCAGTTATTATCAAACCTGATTAGCAATAGCTTACAGGCTGGAGCCAATACACTGCAATTTAGCTTTCATCTCGCGCCTGAGCGTTTTTTACTCGTCCTACAAGATGATGCGGGCGGTATGGATACAGAGCAACTCACTCAAGGTATTACCCCCTTTTCGACCACGAAAAAAGCGGGGTTAGGTTTAGGGTTGGTGATTTGCCAACGACTGATCCAAAGCCAAGGCGGTGATATTCGCATTGAAAATAACATCAATGAAGAAGGCTTAAATGGCCTAAGAGTGACGCTGATCTTTCCCTATACTCTAGAGGTGTAA
- a CDS encoding rhodanese-related sulfurtransferase, whose amino-acid sequence MPVLHNQVSNKILKERMLAETEPRTTISFYKYFNIQDPDAFRDNWYKQFKELNVFGRVYIAKEGINAQISVPESHVEALRELIYTTSPELDNLRLNIAIDDDGKSFWVLRMKVRERVVADGITDESFNPANTGKYLKAHEVNEMIDDPETIFVDMRNHYEYEVGHFENALEVPSDTFREQLPMAVEMLQQQKDKNIVMYCTGGIRCEKASAYMLHNGFKNVYHVEGGIIEYARKAKEQGLPLRFKGKNFVFDNRMGERITEDMLANCHQCGEPCDSHTNCRNDGCHLLFIQCPSCAEKYEGCCSSACTEEMKLPEEEQRARRAGREVSNKIFNKSRHRLSDGLLNNDK is encoded by the coding sequence ATGCCAGTGTTACATAACCAAGTTTCAAATAAAATTCTAAAAGAACGTATGTTGGCGGAGACCGAACCACGTACGACGATTTCATTTTATAAATATTTTAATATCCAAGATCCTGATGCATTCAGAGATAACTGGTACAAACAATTTAAAGAGCTGAATGTTTTCGGGCGTGTTTACATCGCGAAAGAAGGGATTAATGCGCAAATCAGTGTACCTGAATCTCATGTTGAAGCGCTACGTGAACTCATTTATACCACCAGTCCAGAGCTAGATAATTTACGTTTGAATATTGCTATTGATGATGATGGTAAATCTTTCTGGGTTTTACGCATGAAAGTGCGTGAGCGAGTGGTTGCTGATGGTATTACTGATGAGTCATTTAACCCAGCGAATACTGGGAAGTATCTCAAAGCTCATGAAGTTAATGAGATGATTGATGATCCTGAGACCATTTTTGTTGATATGCGTAATCATTATGAGTATGAAGTTGGTCATTTTGAAAATGCGCTTGAAGTGCCTTCTGATACCTTTAGAGAGCAACTTCCAATGGCAGTTGAAATGCTACAACAACAAAAAGATAAAAATATTGTGATGTATTGCACGGGCGGTATTCGTTGTGAAAAAGCCAGTGCTTATATGTTGCATAATGGCTTTAAAAACGTTTATCACGTTGAAGGCGGTATTATTGAGTATGCACGCAAGGCGAAAGAGCAAGGTTTGCCATTACGCTTTAAAGGTAAAAACTTTGTGTTTGATAACCGTATGGGTGAGCGGATCACTGAAGATATGCTAGCGAATTGTCATCAGTGTGGTGAGCCGTGTGACTCGCATACTAACTGTCGTAATGATGGCTGCCATTTATTGTTTATTCAATGCCCTTCATGCGCTGAAAAATATGAAGGCTGTTGCAGCAGTGCATGTACAGAAGAAATGAAACTGCCAGAAGAAGAGCAACGCGCTCGCCGTGCAGGGCGTGAAGTGAGTAATAAAATATTTAATAAATCACGTCATCGTTTATCCGATGGTTTGTTAAATAATGATAAGTAA
- the ttrB gene encoding tetrathionate reductase subunit TtrB, with product MDLSKRKFLQQLGAVTAGASLIPIAEAGLNFSPTRREGNPEKRYGMLIDLRRCVGCQSCTVSCAVENQTPQGQFRTTVNQYQVSLKGEEGFTNVLLPRLCNHCDNPPCVPVCPVQATFQREDGIVVIDNERCVGCAYCVQACPYDARFINHTTQTADKCTFCAHRLEVGLLPACVESCVGGARIIGDLKDPNSTIRQMLTEHEAEIKVLKPESGTLPQVFYLGLDDAFVQPLADKGQPALWQEVF from the coding sequence ATGGATCTGAGTAAACGAAAATTTCTACAACAATTAGGGGCAGTCACTGCGGGAGCATCGTTGATCCCGATTGCTGAAGCAGGGCTAAACTTCTCCCCAACTCGTCGTGAAGGCAATCCTGAAAAGCGTTATGGGATGCTGATTGACCTACGCCGTTGTGTTGGATGTCAGTCTTGTACTGTCAGTTGTGCGGTGGAAAACCAAACACCACAAGGGCAATTCCGTACCACAGTCAACCAATATCAAGTCTCCTTAAAGGGAGAGGAAGGTTTCACGAACGTCCTGCTACCACGCCTATGCAATCATTGCGATAACCCACCTTGTGTACCTGTTTGCCCAGTACAAGCAACGTTTCAACGCGAAGACGGCATTGTGGTTATTGATAATGAACGCTGTGTGGGTTGCGCTTATTGTGTACAAGCATGCCCATATGACGCGCGTTTTATTAATCACACGACACAAACCGCGGATAAATGTACTTTCTGTGCACATCGACTTGAAGTTGGCTTGTTACCTGCCTGTGTTGAGTCCTGTGTCGGTGGTGCGCGTATTATCGGTGATTTAAAAGATCCTAACAGTACTATTCGCCAAATGCTGACGGAACATGAAGCAGAAATTAAGGTGTTAAAACCTGAAAGTGGCACCTTGCCGCAAGTGTTCTATCTCGGTCTGGACGATGCTTTTGTTCAACCGTTGGCTGATAAAGGGCAACCCGCATTGTGGCAGGAGGTGTTCTGA
- the ttrC gene encoding tetrathionate reductase subunit TtrC, which translates to MSEQVSYIAEIMAQPQEFFWLPWAVQYFFFIGIAACATLYACYLHWQGKSENSRLEMIAVFITITMGITAPLALTADLHQTARVWHFYAYPTLWSWMWWGSVLLPLFTTFTGLYFIALLVKFIWKKEFKATRWVALLSALSAIGLLLYTGREASVLIARPIWFSWWIPVLMFLSAMQAVPALIGLGARREPQYQQRLARMQVITLLLLAVCFALWLSGDTISGIAVRHQVDVASPGWWMLMGICALWLVSLVMSIGNLKSTRPMVYITITALVAMGLTWSLRWVFLMEVQAVPKYSILVNPYHFPMGTDGLLALFGTFGLWIALTIIIREGVRWFARRVQHG; encoded by the coding sequence ATGAGTGAACAAGTGAGCTATATTGCAGAAATAATGGCACAACCCCAAGAGTTTTTTTGGTTACCTTGGGCGGTTCAATACTTCTTTTTTATCGGTATTGCGGCCTGTGCAACACTGTATGCCTGCTACCTACATTGGCAAGGTAAGAGCGAAAATAGTCGCTTAGAGATGATAGCCGTGTTTATCACGATAACGATGGGGATCACGGCACCTTTAGCTTTAACCGCTGATTTACATCAAACTGCACGTGTTTGGCATTTCTATGCCTATCCAACGCTGTGGTCATGGATGTGGTGGGGTTCAGTATTATTACCTTTATTTACCACATTCACCGGTCTTTATTTTATCGCTTTGTTAGTGAAGTTTATCTGGAAAAAAGAGTTTAAAGCCACACGTTGGGTTGCTTTATTATCCGCACTTTCAGCGATTGGTTTACTGCTATACACAGGTAGAGAGGCATCAGTACTGATTGCGCGACCTATTTGGTTTAGCTGGTGGATCCCTGTCTTAATGTTCTTAAGTGCAATGCAAGCGGTTCCTGCTCTGATTGGCTTAGGGGCTCGTCGTGAACCGCAGTATCAGCAACGTTTAGCCCGTATGCAAGTGATCACCTTATTACTACTGGCGGTTTGTTTTGCGCTATGGTTATCAGGCGACACCATTTCAGGTATTGCTGTGCGCCATCAAGTTGATGTCGCGAGTCCTGGTTGGTGGATGTTAATGGGGATCTGTGCCTTGTGGTTAGTCTCACTGGTGATGTCAATCGGTAACTTAAAATCAACACGCCCGATGGTTTATATCACTATCACTGCATTAGTGGCGATGGGGCTAACGTGGAGCTTACGTTGGGTGTTCTTAATGGAAGTTCAGGCAGTGCCGAAATATAGCATTTTAGTGAATCCTTATCATTTCCCGATGGGAACAGATGGATTACTCGCACTGTTTGGAACCTTTGGTTTGTGGATCGCATTAACCATTATTATTCGTGAAGGTGTTCGTTGGTTTGCTAGGAGAGTGCAACATGGCTAA
- the ttrA gene encoding tetrathionate reductase subunit TtrA: MAKFSRRQWLKGGLVVGGLALFGAGYRDVAKRAVDGLANGTSGKVTLDRIHGNSLRPEGQANSEWKENPEQVVAMTQCFGCWTQCGIRARVDTTKNEVLRIAGNPYHPLSHEKHFPYGMPLKTAFNKMGGESGLENRSTACARGATLMEGLTSPLRILEPMKRVGKRGEGKWERISFEQLVKEVVEGGDLFGEGHVDGLRAIRDLETPLDPSQPKLGPKANQLLVTNAGDDGRDGFIRRFAQNAFGSKNFGAHGSYCGLAYRAGSGALMDDLDKNAHVKPDWDNVRFALFIGTSPAQSGNPFKRQGRQLASARLRDNFNYVVVAPALPLTTTLANDHGHWVPVQPGTDAALVMGMIRWIIENERYNAAYLSVPSEKSMQAVGEKSWTNSTHLVITDDNHPLAGQLLIAAHLNGQPIDDEASQKAYMVQDATGELKLADDVTNAELFVTRTITLHDGSEVTVKSSFQCLKDAADRMTLDEYSQRCQVPVKTIESLGRALTSYDRKAAVISHGGMMGGNGFYTAWSVIMLNALIGNLNLKGGVSVGGGKFNGESDGPRYNMASYAGKVKPKGVVLSRSNEVYEKSDEFKARIAAGEKPYPAKAPWYPFAKGQLTEQLASALMGYPYSLKAWITNMTNPVYGIAGIRQVMEEKLKDPKHLPLIIGIDAFMNETTALADYIVPDTHNFESWGFSAPWSGVQVKASTARWPIVESRTAKTADGQPVSMEAFCIAVAKELNLPGFGDNVIEDMDGNKYPLNSAEDYYLRVAANMAWMGEKPVPEAATEDIQISGVERILPAMSKTLKPEEIRRVAYIYTRGGRFAPYEKAWDGEATGPQWKKGLQIWNPTVAVNRHAITGERYSGCPTYYPPRLANGDDINKVFPPAEWPLKLMSFKSHVMSSSTTMIERLRHVKPTNMVAIHPDDAQKMGVKHGDWVKITTPGGYAEAQISVLDGVMPGVLAIEHGYGHKEMGAKQHYLDGNPLPMNAANGSGINLNDLGFADPTREVANTWLDWVSGASVRQGLPAKIELIG, from the coding sequence ATGGCTAAATTCTCAAGACGTCAATGGCTTAAAGGTGGTTTAGTTGTTGGTGGATTAGCACTGTTCGGCGCTGGCTACCGTGATGTAGCGAAGCGTGCTGTGGATGGCCTAGCGAACGGTACATCAGGTAAAGTGACCTTAGACCGCATTCATGGCAACTCGTTACGCCCAGAAGGCCAAGCCAACAGTGAATGGAAAGAAAACCCAGAACAAGTGGTTGCGATGACCCAGTGCTTTGGTTGTTGGACGCAATGTGGTATTCGTGCGCGTGTCGATACAACGAAAAACGAAGTTCTGCGCATAGCAGGAAATCCATACCACCCTCTGTCACATGAAAAACACTTCCCATATGGTATGCCTTTAAAAACGGCATTTAATAAAATGGGTGGGGAAAGTGGATTAGAAAATCGCTCAACGGCTTGTGCACGTGGTGCAACACTCATGGAAGGTTTGACTAGCCCACTACGCATACTTGAACCCATGAAACGTGTGGGCAAACGTGGTGAAGGTAAGTGGGAACGCATCAGTTTTGAACAATTAGTCAAAGAAGTGGTTGAAGGCGGTGATCTATTTGGTGAAGGTCATGTTGATGGCTTACGTGCCATTCGTGATCTGGAAACACCACTGGATCCCTCACAACCAAAGCTTGGTCCCAAAGCTAACCAATTATTAGTCACTAACGCGGGCGATGATGGTCGTGATGGATTTATTCGTCGCTTTGCACAAAATGCATTTGGTAGTAAAAACTTTGGTGCACACGGCTCATATTGTGGTTTGGCTTATCGTGCTGGCTCTGGCGCGTTAATGGACGATTTAGATAAAAACGCCCACGTTAAACCTGATTGGGATAACGTTCGTTTTGCGTTATTTATCGGTACTTCACCAGCACAATCAGGTAACCCTTTCAAACGCCAAGGACGTCAACTTGCTTCTGCGCGTTTACGCGATAATTTCAATTATGTGGTGGTTGCACCTGCGTTACCATTAACCACGACGCTCGCGAATGACCATGGGCATTGGGTTCCCGTGCAACCGGGAACGGATGCAGCCTTAGTTATGGGGATGATCCGCTGGATCATTGAAAATGAGCGCTACAATGCAGCTTATTTGAGTGTACCCAGTGAAAAATCAATGCAAGCCGTGGGTGAGAAAAGTTGGACGAACTCAACGCATTTAGTGATCACCGATGACAATCACCCACTAGCAGGGCAATTATTGATTGCTGCTCATCTTAATGGCCAGCCTATTGACGATGAAGCAAGTCAAAAAGCTTACATGGTTCAAGATGCAACAGGTGAATTAAAACTGGCTGATGATGTGACTAACGCCGAATTGTTCGTAACGCGTACCATCACGTTACACGATGGCAGCGAAGTGACGGTGAAATCAAGCTTCCAATGTCTAAAAGATGCCGCAGATAGAATGACGTTGGATGAATATAGCCAACGTTGCCAAGTGCCAGTGAAAACTATTGAATCTTTAGGACGTGCATTAACCTCCTATGATCGTAAAGCTGCGGTCATCTCTCATGGTGGCATGATGGGCGGTAACGGTTTTTATACGGCTTGGTCGGTGATCATGTTAAACGCATTAATTGGTAACCTGAACCTAAAAGGTGGGGTATCGGTTGGTGGTGGTAAATTTAACGGTGAAAGCGATGGCCCACGTTACAACATGGCAAGCTATGCAGGTAAAGTGAAGCCAAAAGGGGTTGTGTTATCACGCAGTAATGAAGTTTATGAAAAATCGGATGAATTTAAGGCGCGGATCGCGGCCGGTGAAAAACCGTATCCAGCAAAAGCACCTTGGTATCCGTTTGCGAAAGGGCAATTAACTGAACAGCTGGCTTCTGCTTTGATGGGGTATCCGTACTCATTGAAGGCTTGGATCACCAATATGACTAACCCTGTCTATGGTATTGCGGGGATCCGTCAGGTCATGGAAGAAAAGCTTAAAGATCCAAAGCATCTGCCATTAATTATCGGTATCGATGCCTTTATGAACGAAACCACCGCATTGGCAGATTATATTGTACCTGATACACATAACTTTGAGAGCTGGGGGTTCAGTGCTCCGTGGTCTGGTGTACAAGTAAAAGCGAGTACAGCACGTTGGCCAATTGTTGAGTCACGTACTGCGAAAACGGCGGATGGACAACCCGTTTCAATGGAAGCTTTCTGTATCGCCGTCGCTAAAGAACTTAACCTTCCGGGGTTTGGTGATAACGTCATTGAAGATATGGATGGTAATAAATATCCGTTAAATAGTGCGGAGGATTACTATCTACGTGTCGCGGCGAATATGGCATGGATGGGCGAAAAACCTGTGCCAGAGGCGGCAACGGAAGATATTCAAATCAGTGGTGTTGAACGTATTTTGCCAGCCATGAGCAAAACATTAAAGCCAGAAGAAATACGTCGTGTGGCGTATATCTACACACGCGGTGGACGTTTTGCTCCTTATGAAAAAGCGTGGGATGGTGAGGCGACAGGTCCGCAATGGAAAAAAGGATTACAAATCTGGAACCCAACAGTTGCCGTTAACCGACATGCAATTACGGGGGAACGTTACAGTGGTTGCCCAACCTATTACCCACCACGTTTAGCAAATGGTGATGATATCAACAAAGTGTTTCCACCTGCGGAATGGCCATTAAAGCTGATGTCATTTAAGTCACATGTGATGAGTAGCTCTACCACGATGATTGAGCGTTTGCGTCATGTGAAACCCACGAATATGGTTGCGATACACCCTGATGATGCGCAAAAAATGGGGGTTAAGCACGGTGATTGGGTCAAAATTACCACACCGGGTGGTTATGCAGAGGCACAAATCAGTGTATTGGATGGAGTGATGCCTGGCGTACTGGCGATTGAGCATGGTTATGGACACAAAGAAATGGGCGCTAAACAGCACTATCTTGATGGTAATCCATTGCCAATGAATGCAGCAAATGGCTCAGGAATTAACTTAAATGACTTAGGTTTTGCTGATCCAACCCGTGAAGTAGCGAATACATGGTTAGATTGGGTATCAGGTGCTTCGGTAAGACAAGGCCTACCGGCTAAAATTGAGCTAATTGGCTAA